One segment of Chionomys nivalis chromosome 1, mChiNiv1.1, whole genome shotgun sequence DNA contains the following:
- the LOC130882095 gene encoding 40S ribosomal protein S20-like: protein MAFKDTGKTPVEPEVAIHRIRITLTSGNVKSLEKVCADLIRGAKEKNLKVKGPVRMPTKTLRITTRKTPCGEGSKTWDRFQMRIHKRLIDLHSPSEIVKQITSISIELGVEIEVTIADA from the coding sequence ATGGCTTTCAAAGACACCGGGAAGACGCCCGTGGAGCCCGAGGTGGCAATCCACCGCATCCGGATCACGCTCACCAGCGGCAACGTGAAGTCGCTGGAGAAGGTGTGTGCCGACCTGATCAGAGGAGCCAAGGAGAAGAACCTGAAAGTGAAGGGGCCCGTGCGCATGCCCACCAAGACCCTGAGGATCACTACGAGAAAAACACCTTGTGGGGAAGGCTCCAAGACGTGGGATCGTTTCCAAATGAGAATCCACAAGCGCCTCATTGACTTGCACAGCCCCTCCGAGATAGTTAAACAGATTACGTCCATCAGTATTGAGCTGGGCGTGGAGATTGAAGTCACCATTGCAGATGCCTAA